In Mangifera indica cultivar Alphonso chromosome 1, CATAS_Mindica_2.1, whole genome shotgun sequence, a single genomic region encodes these proteins:
- the LOC123213082 gene encoding inositol oxygenase 1-like, with protein sequence MAILVLHSESGVVASDEEQNVSAEEQELILEERFLVPNTNSFGHTFRDYSVESERQRDVEEFYRTQHINQTYDFVKRMREEYGKLNRVEMSIWDCCELLNEFVDDSDPDLDEPQIEHLLQTAEAIRKDYPNEDWLHLTGLIHDLGKVLLHPDFGELPQWAVVGDTFPVGCAFDESIVHHKYFKENPDNSNPTYNSKFGVYSEGCGLNNVMMSFGHDDYMYLVAKENKTTLPSAGLFIIRYHSFYALHRADAYKHLMSEEDVENLKWLKIFNKYDLYSKSKVRIDVEKVKPYYLSLIEKYFPEKLRW encoded by the exons ATGGCGATTCTTGTTCTGCACTCTGAATCAG GAGTAGTTGCGAGCGATGAGGAGCAGAATGTTTCTGCAGAAGAACAAGAATTGATTTTGGAGGAAAGATTCTTGGTCCCCAACACAAATTCCTTCGGCCACACTTTCAG GGATTATAGTGTGGAAAGTGAAAGGCAAAGAGATGTCGAGGAGTTTTACAGAACTCAACATATCAACCAGACATACGACTTT GTGAAAAGGATGAGGGAAGAGTATGGCAAACTAAATCGTGTAGAGATGAGTATATGGGACTGCTGTGAACTTCTTAATGAATTCGTTGATGACAGTGATCCTGACCTGGACGAGCCTCAAATAGAACATCTACTTCAGACTGCGGAGGCCATCCGAAAAGATTATCCTAATGAGGATTGGCTGCACTTAACTGGCCTCATACATG ATCTTGGAAAGGTCCTTTTACATCCAGATTTTGGAGAGCTGCCTCAATGGGCAGTCGTGG GTGATACATTCCCAGTTGGATGTGCGTTTGATGAATCAATTGTTCACCACAAG TATTTCAAAGAGAATCCAGACAATAGCAATCCTACTTACAACTCTAAATTTGGAGTTTATTCAGAAGGCTGTGGACTAAACAATGTGATGATGTCATTCGGGCACGATGACTACATGTACTTG GTAGCTAAGGAGAATAAGACTACTCTACCATCAGCTGGTCTTTTCATAATCAGATACCATTCTTTCTATG CTTTACACAGGGCAGATGCATATAAGCACTTAATGAGTGAAGAAGACGTTGAGAATCTCAAGTGGCTGAAAATATTCAA CAAGTATGATTTGTACAGCAAGAGCAAAGTTCGGATTGACGTAGAGAAGGTCAAGCCATACTATCTTTCCCTCATTGAAAAG TATTTTCCAGAAAAGCTAAGGTGGTAA